CGTTGGTTAAAATATGCTTTGCCCTTGCAACGACAGAAATCCGCTTGTTCTCTTCTTTATCATTCGTGGCGACGATCACCAGGTCCTTTGCAATCAGGTCTTCGTCACTGAATTTTCTTTTAATCAAAACAATGCGGGGGGTTTGTTGGGCCAGATCCAGAATTTCCTGCCTGATCTCCGGCGATACCAGGGTAATGTTGGCTTCTGGTGAATTATCAAGCACCGCCGTGATCTTTTCAAGGCCTACATATCCGCCCCCAACAATCAGCGTGTGCAGTTTTTCAAGTTTGATGAAAATTGGAAAGAGGTTGTTCACTGTGCAGGTTTGAGATGAAAACTTTATAATCAAATTTACAAGAAAATATGTTTTGATTCTGCCTGTCAGGTTTCATTTATAACTATTCCAACAATCGGACTTTTACTATCTGCTTCTTCCGTGTAACTTTGTAATATGATCGCAATTACCAACCTCAGTTATTTTCTTGGCGACCGGGCACTTTACGACGGTGCATCGCTTCATATAAAGCCTAAACAAAAGATCGGGCTGATCGGCCTGAATGGAACAGGAAAATCTACGCTTCTGAGAATGATCAACGGAGAATTCCAGCCCGACGGCGGCAATATTTCCAAAGCAGGAGACTGTACCATTGGCTTTCTGAACCAGGATTTGCTCTCCTACCAAAGCGATGATTCCATTCTTTCAGTGGCAATGCAGGCATTTGAAAGACAAAATATGCTGCAAGTGCAGATCGACAAGATCCTGCATGACATGGAACACAACTATACCGACGCGCTGGTTGACAAGCTCGCAAAAGTGCAGGATGAATTTGAGGCGCTCGACGGGTACACCGTACAATCCAAAGCCGAGGCGATTCTGGAAGGTCTGGGTTTCTCAACCGCCGATCTGCAGCAGCCTTTGCGTCTGTTTTCAGGAGGATGGAGAATGCGGGTAATGCTGGCCAAATTGCTGCTGCAAAAACCTTCACTTCTCATGCTCGATGAGCCTACCAACCACCTCGACTTACCTTCCATTCAATGGGTTGAGAAATATGTACAATCGTACGAAGGCGCCGTGATTGTGGTTTCCCACGACAGGCAGTTCCTTGATAACACGATAGATACGACGGTAGAAGTATCTGGTGGAAAACTGAATTATTACGCAGGAAACTATTCCTACTATCTCGAAGAAAAAGAAGAACGCAACGAAATCCAGCGTGGTGCTTACGAAAACCAGCAGGCGAAAATCCGGCAGACCGAACGTTTTATCGAACGTTTTAAAGCAAAAGCTACCAAATCCCGACAGGTACAGAGCCGGGTGAAAGCGCTGGACAGAATGGATGTAGTGGACGCTGTAATTGACGAAAATGCCAAGGTCCATTTCCGATTTCAATTCACTACGCAGCCGGGAAGGCACGTTTTTCAGCTGGAAGACGCTTCCAAAGCTTACGGAGAAAAAGTGATCCTCGATAGTACCAATATCAGTATGGAACGCGGAGATAAAATTGCGCTGATCGGCGCCAATGGACGCGGAAAATCAACCGTACTTCGTGTAGTTGCTGGTACTGAGCCTATTGAGGGAAAAAGAAGGCTGGGACACAATGTATCCTTCACATTCTATGCACAGCATCAGCTTGAATCCCTGAATGTGGCCCATAACCTGATTGAGGAGCTCAAATATGCGAATCCGAATAAAACAGAAACCGAACTCAGGACTGTATTAGGATGCTTTTTGTTTACAGGTGATGATGTTTTCAAGAAGATTAAGGTACTGTCCGGAGGTGAAAAATCGCGGGTTGCATTGGCAAAAGTATTGCTTTCACAAGCAAACTTTCTGCTGCTCGATGAGCCTACCAACCACCTGGACATGCAGTCTGTCAATATCCTGATCCAGGCATTGCAGCAATATGAAGGCAGCTACATTGTGGTTTCCCACGACCGGTATTTTGTTGAAAACATTGCTAACAAGATCTGGTATATTGAAGATCATCAGATTAAAGAATATCCCGGAACTTACGAGGAATATGAAATTTGGGTGGAGGAAAGAGGATTACAATCTGCTGTAAGTGAGAAAGTAACAGTGAGCAGCGCACCGCCTCAGAAAGCAAGCCAGCAAAATTCGGGTCCCGCAAAAAATGTATCAAAGCCACATTCGAGCGAAGATTCAGCCAAGCTGAAAAAAGCGCAAAAACAGATTGAGGAACTGGAATCAACCATTAACAATCTGGAAATACGCAAGGCAGAGACGGAAACGAAGTTGGGCGACCCGAAGATTTATAATGATTCTGTGGCACTGGCGGAGATGAACCGCTTCTATACCGATATCAAGCAAAAGCTCGAAAAAACAACAGAGGATTGGGAAAATCTGATGATGGAAGTCGAAGAGCTGTCTGCTAAATAATCTCTTCGTTTTGCGCATAGATGTCACGCATTTCCAAATGCATGCCGAATGACCGATTTCAATGGCTCCGTCAATTGCGTATGCCTCGGAAGCGAGTACCCACAAGCCGTTATCTGCTTTTCGGTATACTTCTGCCATTAATTTGCGGGAATCGATTAATACATACTCGACAAGTGAGGAAATGCTTCTATAAAGGTGAAATTTCTGACCTCGATCGTATTCACCAATACTTGGAGACAGCACCTCGATGATCACGGACGGATTAAGTATGGTATCCGTCTTACGATCCAGGAATTCCGGCTTGCCGCACAAAATCAGTAAATCAGGATATGTGTAAAAAGCATTTTCAGGAATATGCACCCGCATATCACTTGAAAAACCTTGGCACGATTTGCCTTTCAGAAAAAAACCTATTTCTCCCGACAAATTTTCCTTGATACGGTTATGATTTAGTCCGACACTGGCCATTGCGAAAATTTCGCCACCGTAGTATTCGCTTTTGTAGTCCGCGGCTCTTTCTAATTCGAGATACGCTTCTGCTGAATACATTTTGATAGGTTGTGCTGTCATAGTTGTGTAAACAAAATAGTTAATAATCTTCAAATGACCTTTTCCTGTTTAGACGTACCTTGGTTCGATAAGTAACGTTATTGTTTTAAAATTTTTCTGATGCGCTTTATCCTCTCCATTTGTCTTTTGCTCTGCATTTTTGCCGCCCGGGCCCAGATTCAGAATATCCGGCTGGAAGATTACATCTATAATGAAAAGATCAGGACGGTGCTGCTTTATCCGGCGCTTGAAAATCCTGAAAATCCGACCAGGTTACTCACCCCGCCCGTAAAGCCGCTCGCCAGTACTTCGCCGCTTGTGCTTGAATTCGATGATATGTCGGGTGAATTTGAGGGTTACCGTGCTAAAATCATCCATTGCAATGCAGACTGGACCAAGTCGGGCCTTAACGATATTGAGTTTACGTACGAATTCAATGAATACCCTATTACTACCTCGGAGCAGGCATTTAGTACCAAAGTTCCTTATTTTCACTATCGGCTTGAATTACCGAAGCTGAAACTCTCCGGGAATTATGTGGTGTATGTTTATTCCGACAAGGACAGGAAACCGGTTCTGAGCAGACGCTTTATGTTATTTGAGTCGAGAATAAATCTGAAAGCCGAGGCGCGCTTTTCGCAGGGAATCCAGCAACAGTTTTCCGACCAGCAAATCGACTTCTCAGTGGAGTACAAAGGTTATCCGCTCAACGCGCCGCAAACCGACCTGAAAGTTTTCATCCGAAAAAATTTCAGGTTTGATCAGATGAAATCAGGCTTCAAACCTACGAACGTGAGACCATTTGATCAGCTTCTGGAGTATACCTTTTTTAATCTCGAAAATACTTTTCCAGGAGGCAATGAATTTCGCTATTTCGACAGCCGATCGTTAACCGGGCGAGGATATGGGGTCAATGAAATCCAGCGTTCGGATGAATATACCAGCCTTTCGCTTTTCCCAGACAAATCCCGGGCGGTCGGCGCGTATATTCAGGTCGACGATTTTAACGGGCAATATATTGTTGACCAGCGCGAGTCGGGACGAGGTAGTGTGGAGGCGGATTATACTCCCGTACTTTTCACTCTGAAGACCGCAGAAAATCCGGATGTTACATTTTACGTTAATGGCGCATTCAATCTCTGGCAGTTGAACGACCGTAACCGAATGACCTATAATCCTGACAGGCAGGCTTACGAAGTGGAAATCCTGATCAAACAGGGAGTGATCGATTACGATTATACCGCGGTTTCCAAAGTTGACAATAAGGCAGACGAATCAATGATCGAAGGAAATTATGCAGCGACGGAAAATGATTATGACATTCTGATCTATCACCGCCCGCCGGCAGGCCGCGCTGATCTGCTGATCGGATACCGGACTGTGGAGTGGAACCGGCGCAGATAATGTCGAAATTGATCAGTTATAAAGTAAGAAAAGCAGCCAGAAGGCTGCTTTTCTTACTTTATAACTGAAATTCGCTTTGTCAGACATTAAAGCGGAAATGCATGATATCACCGTCGGCAACCACATATTCTTTCCCTTCTACTGCCATTTTACCAACTTCCTTTACACCAGCTTCCGTTTTATACTGCTGATAATCGGCTATCTTAATCACCTCTGCACGAATAAAACCCTTTTCAAAATCACTATGGATCACTCCTGCAGCCTGAGGCGCCTTCCAGCCCTTCTCGATCGTCCAGGCCCGCACTTCTTTTACGCCCGCAGTGAAGTAGGTAATGAGATTCAACAAAGAATAAGAAGCCTTAATTAGCTTACTTAAACCTGACTCCTTCAAACCATACTCACCCAAAAACATCTCATGCTCCTCGGGATCTTCAATTTCTGAAATCTGAGATTCAATAGCAGCGCAAAGCACAATCACTTCTGCGCCTTCTTTCTTAACAGTTTCTCTTAGCTTTTCAGAATATTCATTGCCAGTCAGCATCGAACCTTCGTCCACATTGGCTACGTACAGTACCGGCTTGGCAGTGAGCAATTGCAGGTCGCCGATCACAGCCTCCCTGGTTTCTTCATCGATTTCGAGGCTTCGTGCATTGTTTCCGGCTTCTAGCGTCGATTTATATTTTTTCAACCACTCCAGCTCTGCTTTCGCTTTGGCATCACCGGCACGAGCACCTTTTTCAGTACGCTGGATTTTTTTATCAACTGACTCAAGATCTTTCAGTTGAAGCTCCGCATCGATAATTTCTTTATCAAAAACGGGGTCAACACGCCCTTCCACGTGCACTACGTTCTCGTCCTGAAAACAGCGGACAACATGCACGATAGCGTCAACTTCACGGATATTGGCCAAAAACTTATTACCTAGTCCGGCACCCTGACTCGCCCCTTTTACTAGGCCTGCTATATCGACAAACTCAATAATAGTAGGAATCACTTTCTGAGGTTTAACAAGGCCGGTCAGAATTTCCAGGCGCTCATCCGGAACAGTTACGACTCCCACATTAGGCTCAATCGTACAAAATGGATAGTTTGCTGCTTCGGCTTTTCCGGTAGAAATGGCATTAAAGAGAGTGGATTTCCCAACGTTTGGCAATCCAACGATCCCGCATTGAAGACTCATATATTAGAAGTATGCAGTGAATAGCAGGCATTCTTCTTATGGAAATGCAAAGAATTCCTGGCTGCTAAATTAAATTTTTTGCAAAATTACCATTTAGCTGATACAAAAACCAAAAGCCTTCGTAATTGCTTCCGAAGGCTTTTTCTATTAAAGTAAATTTGTTAGTCCCACTTAAGATCCGACTCCCCTACTACATCCACCTCATCGGCCTTGGCTTCAAACTGAGAGAAGTCAACTTCCGGCATCAGCTCTGTTTTCACATGGTCAACGGCTTCTTTCAAAGCATCTACGAACTTATCAAAATCTTCTTTGTACAAAAACATCTTGTGTTTTTCGTACGTAAAACCGTCTCCCTGTGGGTGCCGGCGGCTTTCTGTAATGGTGAGATAATAATCGTTAGATCGCGTAGAGCGAACATCGAAGAAGTAAGTCCGTTTTCCTGCCCTAACCCTTTTGGAGTAGATTTGCTCTCTGTCTTCCACTATGTTTAGTTTTAAATAGGTTTTCAAACGCTAAAATATAAAGTTTATTGCTGCGAACAAAAAAACACAAATATATTAGCGATGCCGCGCCCGGATTTAGACTATTTTGTATTTCGTTTGCACTTTCACCAGAGCAATTGTTCTGTTCTTCAAATTTTATATTACTTTTGAAATTCCGTGGTTTTCAATTCCCACGAATAACCCGGTAACGAGTATCGCATAAGGAAGGTTTTCCTTATTATGTTTCACTTAAATCCTGAGATATGACTTATCGTCGGATTCTGATTCTCATCTTGTTAGCTCTTGCAGCTGCTGCGCCTGAAACAATAGCCCAGGTAAAGCTAGGCAAAACAGAAACCGGAAATGCCTCTTATTACGCAAGCCGGTTCAACGGAAGGAAAACTTCTTTCGGAGAAGTACACAAAAGTACCGAACTGCTTGCCGCCCACAGAAGTTATCCGCTTAATACAATGCTGGAAGTGACGAATCTGAATAATGACGAAAAAGTAATAGTAAGGGTTAATGACCGGGGCCCATTTGCCAAAAACAGGATCATTGATTTAAGTAAGGAGGCAGCCAGACTACTAGGTATAGTTGCCCAGGGAGTCGCCAATGTTTCGGTAAGAGTTGTAGGGATGGAAGGCATGATATTGCTTGAATCTTACGAACAGATCGATCCAAAATCCGGCAAAGTGATCGCGATGCGCAGCAAACCTTAAAATCTGACTTTCCTCAATGAGTAACCGGCAGCTTGATTTATCCAAAATCAGAGAATTTGGAAATCTTGAATTCCTGGCCAAACAACTTGTTGAAGGATTTATCACCGGTTTACATAAATCCCCTTTTCACGGTTTCTCAGTCGAATTCGCGGAACACCAGCTGTATAATACAGGAGAATCTACCCGCAATATAGATTGGAAAGTATTTGCCAAAACCGACCGGTTGTACGTCAAGCGGTATGAAGAAGAAACCAATCTACGCTGCCATATTTTGCTCGACACCTCTTCTTCCATGTATTACCCGGAAGACAGCTACGGTAAAATGACTTTCAGCGTGATGGCCGCAGCAAGTCTTACCTATTTACTTCAAAGACAGAAAGATGCAGTTAGTCTTTGCACATTTTCTGAAAATATAGAGATCCAGACCGCGGTCAAATCCACACCTTCACACGTGCATAAGATCATGCTGGATCTGGAGAACCAGCTGGCAGCGAAACGGCCACTTCTGAAAACCTCCGTTTCCGAAGTGCTGCATCAGATTGCGGAAAAGATACATAAACGCTCGCTTGTAGTTATTTTCAGCGATATGTTTGACAATCTGGAAAATGCCGACAAAATTTTCTCTGCACTACAGCACTTACGCCACAACCTGCACGAGGTACTTCTCTTCCATGTTACCGATCGGAAAACGGAAGAAGATTTTGCCTTTGAAAACCGCCCTTACGAATTTATTGACCTGGAAACGGGTGAAAAGATCAAGGTACAGCCGGAGCAAGTGCGGGAATCCTACAAGGAGTTTGTGCGCGATTTTTACACCAAATTAAAACTGAAATGCGGTCAGTATAAGATCGATTTCATAGAAGCAGATATTGCAAAAGGCTTCGATCCTATCCTGATGGCCTATTTGGTGAAACACTCAAAAATGAGGTGATTTTTTTATAATTTGATAGCAAATTACGCTCCTCGGTTCCGCTATCTCCTTATGAAAAGAAAATTGGCTGCCGGCTATCTTGTAGCTATATTACTCCCTATTCTACTTGGCTGTAAATCAGCAGAAAAATCGTTCAAAGAAGGCGATTTTGACGACTCCGTCCTCCGAGCAGCTGTCAAATTAAAAAGCTATCCTACGCACGCTGCTTCCCTCGACGTACTCAGGCAAGCCTATCCCCTCGCACTTGACCAGCATTTGAACGAAATCGAAGCTAAAAAGCATTCAGAAGACCTGTTTCGGTGGGAGGCTCTATTGGAAACGTACTTGAAGCTCAACCGGCTTTTTAAAGAAATCAACTCCTGTGAGGCGTGTATAACAATAGTGACGCCAAAAGGATTTGAAAAGGAAGAAAAGCTGGCCAGGCACAATGCTGCCAGCGTCAGATATAAGGAAGGTACAAATTTCCTAAGCATTGGTGATCGCACGAATGCCAGACAAGCCTACCAGCATTTCGAAAAAGTAGAAGCACTCATTCCTGATTTTAACGATAATAAAAAGAAGCTGGAAATTGCTTATGAGCTGGCCTCTTTCAAAGTAATTGTGGAGCAAGTGTTGGTGAACTCCGGAAAATATCAGCTCAGCAACGCGTATTTTCAGGAGAGAGTAAATGAATTTCTTCAAACAAGCGGGCGGCTTAACAAATTTGTCCGTTTTTATATGCCGGAGGAGGCTGTCAAAAATCGCATCAGACCTGATCAGGTCATTTCGCTCCAATTTGACGATTTCGTGGTAGGGCAGACTATGATAGTGAAAACTACGGAGACTTTTATAAGTAAGGACACAGTAAAAACGGGAGAAAAAGTGGTCGGCCGGACACGTGTCCCGGTCTATGGAAAGGTATCTGCAAAACTCACAGAAGTTCGCAAAACGGTACTTTCAGCTGGCTTGCTGAATATGCGGATCACAGATTTCAACACCAGACAAACAGCAAATGAGGAGAAGTTTAACGGAGAATATAACTGGACTTGCGAGTGGGCCAGTTTCACCGGCGATGAAAGGGCCCTAACTTCCGCGCAGTTGCGCAAATGCAAAAGTCAGGAGCTGTTCCCTCCTCCCCCCCAACAGCTTTTTATCGAGTTTAGTAAACCGATTTATGAAAGGTTAACCAGCAAACTGCAAAGTTTCTATGCTAAATATTAAGCCTGATTCAGGAAAAGTGAAATAAACAGCTGATCTAAATGTGCCACCGGGATTACTTCCATGCTGCTCCTGTTAAGTTCCAGTCCTTTGCTATTGTACTTGGAAATATAAATTTTTCGAAAACCTAGTTTTTCCGCTTCTGAAATCCGGTTTTCAATGCGGTTCACAGCCCGGACCTCTCCTCCTAAACCGACTTCGGCTGCAAAACATATGGATGGTGGAATATATTTATCTTCATAGGACGAAACGATAGACGCGACCACAGCGAGATCAATGGCCGGATCTTCTACCTTCAGTCCACCTGCTACATTCAAAAATACATCCTGCGTGCCCAACCTGAAACCACCACGTTTTTCGAGCACCGCTAGTAGCATTTGAAGCCTTTTAGCATCATAGCCCGTACTGCTACGCTGGGGAGTTCCATATGTTGCCACGCTTACAAGTGATTGTATTTCAATTAGAAGCGGCCGGTTCCCTTCCATCATAGAACCGATTGCAATGCCGCTAACGGGCTCGTCCCGCTGCGAGATCAATATTTCAGAGGGGTTACTCACCTGGCGAAGACCGGATCCGTGCATTTCATAAATGCCGAGCTCCGAGGTACTTCCAAAACGGTTTTTGGCTGTCCGTAAAATACGGTAAGTATTGTGTCTGTCGCCCTCGAACTGCAATACGGTGTCGACCATATGTTCCAGCACTTTCGGTCCGGCAATTGAGCCGTCTTTCGTAATATGTCCGATCAAGAACACAGGAACACCCATTTCCTTCGCATACTTCATGAATTCGGCCGTACATTCCCGAACCTGCGAAACACTGCCTGCCCCCGATTCGATAAAAGCCGATTGCATAGTTTGTATTGAATCGATGATCAGGACGTCTGGCTTAAAATCATCAATCTGACGAAAGATATTCTGGGTATGCGTTTCGGTTAAAATGAAACATTTATCACTTTTCGCTGACATCCTCTCAGCGCGCATTTTTATTTGCTGGTCGGATTCTTCGCCGGAAACGTAAAGTACTTTCTTATTAGAGAGCGTCAATGCGATTTGCAGCATGAGTGTGGACTTGCCTATCCCTGGCTCCCCACCTATCAAAACCAGAGAACCCTGTACTATGCCGCCCCCTAAAACACGGTTGAGTTCATGATCGGAAGTCTTTATCCTGGGCTCATTCTGGTATTCAATTTCAGCGATTGCCCTCGGCCGGCTGGCGAGGTTGACAGATTTCCAGGCAACAGTTGTCTTAGGGTCCTCTTTTTCGATCACCTCCTGAACAAAAGTATTCCACTCTCCACAAGATGGACATCTTCCAACCCATTTGGGTGAATTATACCCGCATTCCTGGCAGAAGTATGCTGTTTTGGCTTTGGCCATAATAGAAAAATCTAATTTGTAATTATATGCTGTTCAACGGTAAAATGCAGACCTTAACATGAAAATTTGGATGTTCCGACCACAAAATCAAAAAAAATATAGGCAAGGTATAGTTTTTTGCTTTTTGACGTTATTATCCGGTTTTACTAAAATAATGATATTATCCATGAACATCCTGACAAAAGTAGCTTGTATTTGTTTGTTATGCATCGTTGCGATCGGGTCGGCTCAGGCACAGAAGAAAGGTTTTGCGTTTGGTATCAAAGGAGGGGTAAACCTGTCGCGTCTTACCATGGGCAATGTTTTCACTACACGTTATGATGACGCCGGTAATCCATATCTGGGTTATAATGGGCAGGAAGTGAAAGACAATCTTAAGCAAAGCTTTAATACCAAGACAGGAGCCGTAGGAGGAATTTACGCAAGGTTTGGACGCACCCTTTTTATACAGCCAGAGGTATTGGTCTCCACTAAAGGAGGCTCATTTGAAATTGTAGAAATGCATCAGGAGACACCGATCAGCAAAACTGTCAACGTTAAGTACAGCAATATCGATGTGCCTTTGCTGATCGGCTTAAAGGGCGGTCCGTTCAGGATTTTGGCCGGACCGGTGACTTCCTTCCGGATCGGGGACAATCAGAAATTGAGGGATGCTTTTAAATATTACACATCTGATCTGAATAATTCTTTATCTCAGGCAACATTCGGCTACCAGTTAGGGGCAGGGCTCGATCTCGGCAGTTTTAGTCTGGATGTAAGAAAAGAAGGTTCGTTTACCAATGTAGCTTCTTTTCAAACCAACGGCTCGAATGACGGTGGTGATGTGAAGCAAAAGATCAGTTCCTGGCAGGTGACGCTGGGGTTGAAGTTGTTCTAATTTAAACCGGGTCGCCGGATCGCCGGTGCGATGAATGACCGAATGACCGAATGACCGAATGACCGAATGACCGAATGACCGAATGACCGAATGACCGAATGACCGAATGACCGAATGACCGAATGACCGAATGGAAAGTGTTGAACTAGCTTGAAGGTTCCTAGTCGGTTCAAAATATTTGCACCTTAGGTCATTTCTGAATTTACGACGTTGTACAGTGCGCTTAAAAACAAAACGAGCAGCCTTCGATCAAGCGATGGCTGCTGTTTTTATGAATAACCCACTAATTTATTTTACCAAAAATCATGCGCTGATGCGAAGTGTGGTGTGATCCAGAAATCCTGAGACTTCCTTGATCTTCCTGCGTGACACAGCTACTTCCTTTCCGCAGGATAGTTTCAGCATCCTGTCGTCTTCTAATCTTTCAACTATATAATCCGCATTCACCAGGTATGATTTGTGAACGCGCATAAAATTAGGATTAAGCTGCTCAGCCAACGATTTTAATGTTTTTGATACCAGGTATTTTTTCCCGGTGTTCGTATATATAAAAGTATAGTTTCCTTCACCCTCCAAAAAGGTGATGACATCGGGAGTCAAAAAAATCGTGCGGCCCATCGATTGGACTGAGATAGAAGAACGGCTGTCACTGTAAGTTCTTTCTGCCAGATTGGGGCGGGTAAAGGCTGTGAAATTTTTCATGGAACGTATGACTAATATGATTGATTGGTTGATTCAAATTTAGTCAATAGTGCATCTCAAATAAAATACGTAAAAGTACGTATCAAATTACAAATATCTGATTAACAATCATTTATGTTTTAGGCAAATCAGAAAAGGCGTAACAGAACTTAGCAAAATGCGTAAATTTACGTAGTGCCAAAAGTGCTGCTTTGAAGAGAAAATAGACTAAAAGAGATATGTTGATTCGGCGATCGCTTATTGCGCGGCTTAACTTTGATTATCTTTGAGCGTATTTCTTCGGCCTATTGAGCTCAGAGGGACACGATTGGAATGTTAGTACCACCAATAATCAATGCGTTATGATTACCGAAAAGGTAAAGCAACTAGTATCAGAAATTGAATCAGCCTCGGTTACCAGCAAGGAACAGCTGGAAGCATTCAGACTGAAATATATAAGTAAAAAAGGGGCGGTAACAGAGCTTTTTGACAGTCTTAAGAATATCCCGCAAGAAGACCGCCGCGCAGTGGGCCAGGAATTGAATACCCTGAAAAACCTGGCGCAAAACCGTTTTCAGGAATTCTCGACAGCTCTCGAGAACGTTGCGGACTCACATCCGGAAATGCTTATTGACCTGACTTTGCCGGTTGCGCCTAATTTGCAAGGCAGCTTACATCCGCTGACAATTGTGAGGCGAAGGATAATTGAGATTTTTGAGCGCATGGGATTTAATGTATCCTACGGCCCCGAGATCGAAAAAGATTGGTACAATTTCAGCGCATTGAACTTTGCCGACAATCACCCTGCCCGTGAAATGCAGGACACTTTTTTTATTTCCAAAAGTGAAGGGGAAGTAAAGGATGATGTTTTGCTGCGTACGCACACCTCCAACGTGCAGGTGCGCCTGATGGAAAGGCAGAAACCGCCAATCCGCTCGATTATGCCGGGAAGGGTATTCCGGAACGAAGCAATATCAGCACGCGCGCATTGCGTTTTTCATCAGGTTGAAGGTCTGTATGTCGATAAAAATGTGAGTTTCAAGGACCTGAAAGATACTTTGTACCACTTTGCAAAAGAGATGTTCGGAAAGGACTCGAAGATCAGGCTGCGTCCATCCTACTTTCCTTTCACCGAACCCAGTGCAGAAATCGATGTTACCTGCTTTATCTGTAAAGGTAAAGGCTGCAATGTGTGCAAATACAGCGGCTGGGTGGAAATAGCGGGTTCAGGGATGGTTGATCCGAATGTACTCGAGAATTGCGGGATCGATAGTGAAGAATACACCGGGTTCGCATTTGGAATGGGGATCGAGCGAATTACGATGCTGCGGTACGGAATCAACGACCTTCGATTATTTACCGAGAATGATGTTCGCTTTCTCCGGCAGTTTGAAGGAGCATAAGGAAAAGGGGCAATGTTGAATTTGCCCCTTTTTCTCTGCCTAAAATCTTGTCTCCAGATAGTAAGGAAGCATTAGTTTCCAGACCCACCATTCATGCGGCATATCGCCGCCCCAGATATCCAGCTCGTGCGGAACATTTTTGGAAGCAAGAATCGCTGAAATATGTCTGGAATAATCGGGTACTTCGTATGCGCCTGAACCTGTTATAAAATGAATATGCCGGCTGTCGCGGTACATCGACAAATGCCACTCGGCTTTCAGCTGAGGCAAATAATGCACCGGTGAATTGAAATACACATTATCATCGTAGTAACCATCTGTATAAACACTCAGATCGTAGCAGCCACTCATAGCAATAATGCCGTGAATGTAATCCGGATGTTTGAAAAACAAATTAGCGGCGTGCATTGCTCCGAAAGAAGCACCTCCGGCTATTATTTCATTACCCGGACTTGAATTTTCCCGGATAAACGGTATTACTTCCTTGATCACATAATCGTTGAACAACTGGTGCCTGACCGCTTTGTCATATCCATGCATATATGGATTCATCCAGCTTTCCGAATTAATGCTGTTGATACAGTATACTTTTACTTTT
This Dyadobacter sp. UC 10 DNA region includes the following protein-coding sequences:
- a CDS encoding precorrin-2 dehydrogenase/sirohydrochlorin ferrochelatase family protein, with product MNNLFPIFIKLEKLHTLIVGGGYVGLEKITAVLDNSPEANITLVSPEIRQEILDLAQQTPRIVLIKRKFSDEDLIAKDLVIVATNDKEENKRISVVARAKHILTNVADTPAICDFYLSSVVRKGNLKVAISTNGMSPTLAKRLKEVLGEALPDNLETAMEQLKAVRDMLKGDFAYKVEELNRITSVLTTAGRQPENDQIED
- a CDS encoding ABC-F family ATP-binding cassette domain-containing protein, which produces MIAITNLSYFLGDRALYDGASLHIKPKQKIGLIGLNGTGKSTLLRMINGEFQPDGGNISKAGDCTIGFLNQDLLSYQSDDSILSVAMQAFERQNMLQVQIDKILHDMEHNYTDALVDKLAKVQDEFEALDGYTVQSKAEAILEGLGFSTADLQQPLRLFSGGWRMRVMLAKLLLQKPSLLMLDEPTNHLDLPSIQWVEKYVQSYEGAVIVVSHDRQFLDNTIDTTVEVSGGKLNYYAGNYSYYLEEKEERNEIQRGAYENQQAKIRQTERFIERFKAKATKSRQVQSRVKALDRMDVVDAVIDENAKVHFRFQFTTQPGRHVFQLEDASKAYGEKVILDSTNISMERGDKIALIGANGRGKSTVLRVVAGTEPIEGKRRLGHNVSFTFYAQHQLESLNVAHNLIEELKYANPNKTETELRTVLGCFLFTGDDVFKKIKVLSGGEKSRVALAKVLLSQANFLLLDEPTNHLDMQSVNILIQALQQYEGSYIVVSHDRYFVENIANKIWYIEDHQIKEYPGTYEEYEIWVEERGLQSAVSEKVTVSSAPPQKASQQNSGPAKNVSKPHSSEDSAKLKKAQKQIEELESTINNLEIRKAETETKLGDPKIYNDSVALAEMNRFYTDIKQKLEKTTEDWENLMMEVEELSAK
- a CDS encoding type IX secretion system plug protein encodes the protein MRFILSICLLLCIFAARAQIQNIRLEDYIYNEKIRTVLLYPALENPENPTRLLTPPVKPLASTSPLVLEFDDMSGEFEGYRAKIIHCNADWTKSGLNDIEFTYEFNEYPITTSEQAFSTKVPYFHYRLELPKLKLSGNYVVYVYSDKDRKPVLSRRFMLFESRINLKAEARFSQGIQQQFSDQQIDFSVEYKGYPLNAPQTDLKVFIRKNFRFDQMKSGFKPTNVRPFDQLLEYTFFNLENTFPGGNEFRYFDSRSLTGRGYGVNEIQRSDEYTSLSLFPDKSRAVGAYIQVDDFNGQYIVDQRESGRGSVEADYTPVLFTLKTAENPDVTFYVNGAFNLWQLNDRNRMTYNPDRQAYEVEILIKQGVIDYDYTAVSKVDNKADESMIEGNYAATENDYDILIYHRPPAGRADLLIGYRTVEWNRRR
- the ychF gene encoding redox-regulated ATPase YchF; this encodes MSLQCGIVGLPNVGKSTLFNAISTGKAEAANYPFCTIEPNVGVVTVPDERLEILTGLVKPQKVIPTIIEFVDIAGLVKGASQGAGLGNKFLANIREVDAIVHVVRCFQDENVVHVEGRVDPVFDKEIIDAELQLKDLESVDKKIQRTEKGARAGDAKAKAELEWLKKYKSTLEAGNNARSLEIDEETREAVIGDLQLLTAKPVLYVANVDEGSMLTGNEYSEKLRETVKKEGAEVIVLCAAIESQISEIEDPEEHEMFLGEYGLKESGLSKLIKASYSLLNLITYFTAGVKEVRAWTIEKGWKAPQAAGVIHSDFEKGFIRAEVIKIADYQQYKTEAGVKEVGKMAVEGKEYVVADGDIMHFRFNV
- a CDS encoding DUF3276 family protein is translated as MKTYLKLNIVEDREQIYSKRVRAGKRTYFFDVRSTRSNDYYLTITESRRHPQGDGFTYEKHKMFLYKEDFDKFVDALKEAVDHVKTELMPEVDFSQFEAKADEVDVVGESDLKWD
- a CDS encoding septal ring lytic transglycosylase RlpA family protein → MTYRRILILILLALAAAAPETIAQVKLGKTETGNASYYASRFNGRKTSFGEVHKSTELLAAHRSYPLNTMLEVTNLNNDEKVIVRVNDRGPFAKNRIIDLSKEAARLLGIVAQGVANVSVRVVGMEGMILLESYEQIDPKSGKVIAMRSKP